A portion of the Nitrospira defluvii genome contains these proteins:
- the rplT gene encoding 50S ribosomal protein L20, with product MPRTKGGPKTRQRRKKRLKLAKGQYGAKSRLFRSATESVDKGQAYAYSGRKQRKRDFRQLWIARISAATRMHGIAYSRFMNALKKANILLDRKVLSDMAIRDMAGFEKLVGVAKQQLATAAS from the coding sequence ATGCCTCGTACAAAAGGTGGTCCGAAAACCCGACAGCGGCGAAAGAAGCGCCTGAAACTGGCGAAAGGCCAGTATGGTGCCAAGAGCCGCTTGTTCCGAAGCGCAACGGAGTCCGTCGATAAAGGTCAGGCGTACGCCTATTCGGGACGGAAGCAGCGGAAACGCGACTTCCGCCAGTTGTGGATTGCACGCATCAGTGCCGCGACCCGTATGCATGGCATCGCATACAGTCGGTTCATGAATGCCCTGAAGAAGGCAAATATCCTATTGGATCGGAAGGTCCTCTCCGATATGGCGATCCGGGATATGGCGGGATTCGAGAAACTCGTCGGGGTAGCCAAACAGCAGCTCGCGACAGCCGCGAGCTAA
- a CDS encoding replication initiation factor domain-containing protein, which produces MDSAFTLSIDWLAFTVLASRPQETMKVLGGDWSRAKGGFRGYPLSWIRSDGGRGVGKLGTNAPRRPNEIHVDLSGGLVSALTLDQVRVLLKWIHEQQGHVTRMDCALDDRARTVPMATIRQAVADGHCVTRAAQVRQIVSNLTRGTGATTGETMYFGSPQSQTLLRIYDKRLEMQSKERENWQEFGVRWELEFKQDRAQLCARALANLDEADWKECVVGLLRIYVNFRQIPKDAEEEDRYRAPMLEWYALLTEGFQKGRLAQEKQVQTLQNVKRWVSDTLTPMLAVICATPGGEEWLQHEIVRGISRWKDRHRNLLKQPPNRFVTSAGGHAGRPC; this is translated from the coding sequence ATGGATTCTGCCTTCACCCTCTCCATTGATTGGCTCGCCTTTACGGTACTGGCGAGTCGGCCTCAAGAGACCATGAAGGTCCTTGGCGGAGACTGGAGTCGGGCCAAAGGCGGCTTTCGAGGCTATCCCCTGTCCTGGATCAGGTCGGATGGAGGACGGGGGGTCGGCAAGCTTGGCACGAATGCCCCTCGTCGCCCGAATGAGATCCATGTCGATCTGTCTGGTGGACTCGTCTCTGCTCTGACCCTCGATCAGGTTCGGGTTCTCTTGAAATGGATTCATGAGCAACAAGGCCATGTCACTCGGATGGATTGTGCCCTCGATGACCGAGCCCGGACCGTTCCGATGGCCACCATTCGACAAGCCGTAGCAGATGGTCACTGCGTCACGCGGGCCGCTCAGGTAAGGCAGATTGTGTCTAACCTGACTCGTGGTACCGGTGCGACCACCGGCGAAACCATGTATTTCGGCAGTCCTCAGAGTCAAACCTTGTTGCGTATCTATGACAAACGTCTGGAGATGCAGAGCAAGGAACGAGAGAACTGGCAAGAGTTTGGCGTGCGGTGGGAATTGGAGTTCAAACAAGACCGCGCCCAGCTCTGTGCCCGGGCCTTGGCGAATTTGGATGAAGCCGACTGGAAGGAATGCGTTGTGGGATTGCTTCGCATCTATGTGAACTTCCGGCAGATCCCAAAAGACGCCGAAGAGGAAGATCGCTACCGGGCTCCCATGCTGGAGTGGTACGCCCTCCTGACGGAGGGATTTCAGAAGGGGCGATTGGCCCAGGAGAAGCAGGTGCAGACCCTGCAAAACGTGAAACGATGGGTGAGCGACACCCTGACGCCAATGCTGGCGGTAATTTGCGCCACCCCTGGTGGGGAAGAATGGCTACAGCACGAGATTGTCAGGGGCATCTCCCGGTGGAAAGACCGGCACCGGAACTTGCTCAAGCAACCACCCAATCGGTTTGTCACGTCTGCCGGCGGTCACGCGGGCAGGCCATGTTAG
- a CDS encoding phenylalanine--tRNA ligase subunit alpha, producing the protein MDNLHPLESKVLLALAPPQSAPPTLDQLASTAGLEPSQLSMAVEWLLAKSLIAVHAETVAHIASLTPIGEAFCDQAAPIERVLSAAREAGQTGKRLTIQDIQSKEQLEPSDVSKAVGTLKKEGAILIVQGGCIESTGRNSTTAEAMRALLQELRGGQRDLETFAEPLRSVLQQHAVKRGNAREPFRVDERVTRSFVLTDTGRKVAEQLSRDGVAEEVSQLTPELLKEGAWRTKRFRKYTISLRAPRISAGKRHPYREFLDLVKLKLVSMGFQEMRGTLVETEFWNMDALFMPQFHPARDIHDVYFVKNPTHARDIAEPYLSNVTQVHEKGTGAGSTGWGYQFDVERAKRLVLRSQGTAVSARRLAANPSVPGKYFSIARCFRYDQVDATHATDFFQVEGIVLGADINFRTLLGLLNLFAREVAQAKEVKFLPAYFPFTEPSVEMHVRHPKLGWMELGGAGLFRPEVTTPLGVSVPVIAWGLGLDRMAMVALGIHDIRDLFSADLEFIRTMRGSF; encoded by the coding sequence ATGGATAATCTTCATCCCCTCGAAAGCAAAGTGCTGCTGGCTTTAGCCCCGCCGCAGAGTGCCCCGCCGACACTTGATCAGCTTGCGTCGACCGCCGGGTTAGAGCCGTCGCAGTTGAGCATGGCAGTGGAATGGCTCTTGGCCAAGTCCCTGATTGCCGTGCATGCTGAAACGGTGGCGCATATTGCGTCGCTGACTCCGATCGGGGAAGCGTTTTGTGACCAGGCTGCGCCGATTGAACGTGTGCTCTCGGCGGCTCGGGAAGCCGGGCAGACCGGGAAGCGGCTGACCATCCAGGATATTCAGTCCAAGGAACAACTTGAGCCATCCGATGTGAGCAAGGCCGTCGGGACCCTCAAGAAGGAGGGGGCGATTCTCATCGTGCAAGGCGGCTGCATTGAGAGCACCGGCCGGAACAGCACCACCGCTGAGGCCATGCGTGCCTTGTTGCAAGAATTACGGGGTGGGCAACGGGACCTGGAGACGTTCGCCGAGCCGCTCCGATCCGTGCTCCAGCAGCATGCGGTGAAGCGAGGGAATGCGCGCGAGCCCTTCCGTGTGGACGAACGGGTGACACGGTCGTTCGTGTTGACCGATACTGGCCGGAAGGTCGCAGAGCAGTTGTCGCGCGACGGTGTGGCGGAGGAAGTCTCGCAGTTGACGCCGGAACTCCTGAAAGAGGGGGCGTGGCGGACGAAGCGGTTCCGGAAGTACACCATCAGTTTGCGGGCTCCGCGCATCTCGGCGGGGAAGCGGCATCCCTATCGAGAATTTCTCGATCTGGTCAAGCTCAAGCTGGTCAGCATGGGGTTTCAGGAAATGCGGGGAACACTGGTGGAGACCGAGTTCTGGAATATGGATGCGCTCTTCATGCCGCAATTCCATCCGGCTCGCGACATTCACGATGTGTATTTTGTGAAGAACCCCACGCATGCCCGTGATATTGCCGAACCCTATCTCAGTAACGTGACGCAGGTTCACGAGAAGGGAACGGGGGCGGGTTCCACCGGTTGGGGGTATCAGTTCGATGTGGAGCGAGCCAAGCGTTTAGTGCTCCGGAGTCAGGGGACCGCGGTGTCTGCACGTCGGCTGGCGGCGAATCCGTCCGTGCCGGGGAAATATTTCTCCATTGCACGCTGCTTTCGCTACGACCAGGTCGATGCCACCCACGCCACGGACTTTTTCCAGGTGGAAGGGATCGTCTTGGGGGCGGATATCAACTTTCGCACCCTCTTAGGTCTACTCAACCTGTTCGCGCGGGAAGTGGCTCAGGCCAAGGAAGTGAAATTTCTCCCGGCCTATTTCCCGTTCACAGAGCCCTCTGTGGAAATGCATGTGCGTCACCCGAAGCTCGGCTGGATGGAGCTAGGCGGTGCAGGATTGTTCCGTCCCGAAGTCACGACGCCGTTGGGTGTGTCGGTGCCGGTGATTGCCTGGGGGCTTGGGTTGGATCGGATGGCGATGGTGGCCCTGGGGATTCACGATATTCGCGACTTATTCTCGGCGGACCTGGAATTCATTCGCACGATGCGAGGAAGTTTTTAG
- the rpe gene encoding ribulose-phosphate 3-epimerase, translating to MVGRTVRIAPSILSADFARLAEEVSRVEKAGADWLHIDVMDGHFVPNLTVGPPIVEALRKVTTLPLDVHLMMTNPDAFIAEFAEAGADYLTVHVETCPHLHRTVQSIKERGVRAGVTLNPATPAVMLSEIVRDADLILIMSVNPGFGGQKFIPSSLQKIAEVRGLIDRTHSHALLEVDGGVKPDNADAILAAGADVLVAGSAVFSGDDYAAAITALRAGYESAARTARTAAAR from the coding sequence ATGGTCGGTCGGACCGTACGTATTGCCCCGTCTATTCTGTCGGCTGACTTTGCCCGTTTGGCCGAAGAGGTCTCGCGGGTGGAGAAGGCGGGCGCCGACTGGCTGCACATTGATGTGATGGACGGCCACTTTGTTCCCAACCTCACAGTTGGGCCGCCCATCGTCGAAGCGCTGCGGAAAGTGACGACGCTTCCGTTGGATGTCCATCTCATGATGACGAATCCGGATGCGTTCATCGCGGAATTCGCCGAAGCGGGAGCCGATTATCTCACGGTTCATGTGGAGACCTGCCCTCACCTGCATCGGACGGTTCAGTCGATCAAGGAGCGCGGCGTGAGGGCCGGCGTCACGCTAAATCCCGCCACGCCGGCGGTGATGTTGTCGGAAATTGTGCGTGACGCCGATCTCATCCTGATCATGTCCGTGAATCCGGGATTCGGCGGACAAAAGTTCATTCCCTCGTCGCTTCAGAAGATTGCCGAGGTTCGCGGGTTGATCGACCGCACCCACAGCCATGCGCTCTTGGAAGTCGATGGCGGCGTGAAGCCGGACAATGCAGATGCGATTCTTGCGGCAGGTGCGGACGTGTTGGTGGCGGGGTCCGCCGTATTTTCCGGTGACGACTATGCTGCCGCCATTACCGCGTTGCGGGCCGGATACGAATCTGCTGCTCGAACAGCGAGGACTGCCGCTGCCCGATGA
- the rpmI gene encoding 50S ribosomal protein L35, producing MKMKTHSGAKKRFKRTGTGKLVRRKAGSRHLLTGKPRDRKRNLKGATDVSSASTPALNKLLPQ from the coding sequence ATGAAGATGAAAACCCACAGCGGCGCAAAGAAGCGGTTCAAGCGCACGGGAACCGGCAAATTGGTTCGCCGAAAGGCCGGCAGTCGGCATTTGTTGACCGGCAAGCCGCGCGATCGTAAGCGGAACCTGAAGGGAGCCACGGATGTCTCTTCCGCCTCGACTCCCGCATTGAACAAATTACTTCCGCAGTAA
- a CDS encoding plasmid mobilization protein: protein MKSDDTKKETLQFKVTDQERKLIERCASDEGTTVSKYVRGAVLMSMVMDGKAEAIKIVAKEVGEKAFAVVRQKLTRPVQEGR, encoded by the coding sequence ATGAAAAGTGACGACACAAAGAAAGAAACGCTTCAATTTAAGGTGACTGACCAGGAACGCAAGCTCATTGAGCGATGTGCCAGCGATGAAGGGACAACCGTCTCCAAGTATGTCCGTGGTGCAGTCCTCATGAGTATGGTGATGGATGGCAAGGCCGAGGCCATCAAAATTGTAGCGAAAGAAGTGGGCGAAAAAGCGTTTGCCGTCGTCCGCCAGAAGCTCACTCGACCGGTTCAGGAAGGACGTTGA
- the infC gene encoding translation initiation factor IF-3, whose product MVPKLRVNREIRIREVRVIGPDGEQLGILPTVEAYNKAQEGGYDLVEVAPTSQPPVCRIMDYGKYKFELSKKDHQSRRHQKSTQVKEIKLRPRTDKHDLEIKIRQIKEFLTDGNKTKVTLTYRGREMANQEMGRTMMTTVIQQCSEAGTVEFAPRMEGRSLIMILAPK is encoded by the coding sequence ATCGTCCCTAAATTACGTGTAAACCGGGAAATCAGGATTCGGGAAGTTCGAGTCATCGGTCCTGACGGCGAGCAATTGGGCATACTGCCGACTGTCGAGGCATACAATAAGGCACAGGAGGGGGGATACGACCTTGTCGAGGTGGCCCCGACTTCCCAGCCGCCGGTTTGCCGCATCATGGACTATGGGAAGTACAAGTTCGAGCTCAGCAAGAAAGATCACCAAAGTCGGCGGCATCAAAAGTCTACGCAAGTGAAGGAGATCAAGCTGCGCCCCCGCACGGACAAGCATGATCTCGAGATCAAGATCCGCCAGATCAAAGAATTCCTGACCGACGGCAACAAGACGAAGGTAACACTCACATATCGCGGTCGCGAAATGGCGAATCAGGAAATGGGCCGCACCATGATGACCACCGTCATTCAACAATGTTCGGAGGCGGGAACCGTCGAATTCGCGCCGAGGATGGAAGGGCGGAGCCTGATCATGATTCTGGCTCCCAAGTAG
- the pheT gene encoding phenylalanine--tRNA ligase subunit beta: MPTISVQRDDLEALIAGPDGTPVRISLDQLEQSLMLVKGELKGHNAETGELRIELQDSNRPDLWCCEGIARQIRIKQQGASISYPFFKKQKRAAGKLVVAPGLDRIRPYVAACTAVGYRVTASGLTQLIQTQEKLADIFGRKRRTVSIGLYRLAPIVFPVSYDLVKPDEVRFTPLGMETVMTLREILMVHPKGVEYGGILSGHDRLPVLRDAKGQVLSFPPIINSREIGEVQVGDHELFVEVTGTDLQMVSLTLNIFAANLADRGAVITPVEIQSPVKTAFGRRWHTPVDFGAPRSIPLKAIETALGEALGGREVAAALKSYGYTVKSAGQKVGVQLPPYRNDLLHTVDVVEDVAISQGYARFAPVMPSQFTVGGLSRLEHMADRIRHLMVGMEFQEIISNIMGSHQDFCTKMRVDGTEWAKVVEVDNVMSLSYSCLRQWITPSLLQVETNSSRAFYPHRMFEVGEVAVPDVNADIGSRTVTKLGAVIAHADAHFSEIHSCLDLLLYYLDRPFTLEPVPHPSFLEGRAGAIIAGGRVIGLLGELHPEVLEQWQIGVPAVALELEIDRLLDEG, translated from the coding sequence ATGCCTACCATCTCCGTACAACGAGACGATCTCGAAGCCCTCATCGCAGGACCGGACGGTACGCCTGTGCGCATTTCCCTTGATCAGCTGGAGCAGTCGCTCATGTTGGTGAAGGGGGAGTTGAAGGGACACAACGCCGAAACGGGCGAACTGCGGATCGAACTCCAAGACAGCAACCGTCCTGATTTGTGGTGTTGCGAGGGTATCGCCCGGCAGATCCGGATCAAGCAACAGGGCGCGTCTATTTCGTATCCCTTCTTCAAAAAGCAGAAACGTGCGGCGGGGAAACTGGTCGTCGCGCCGGGGTTGGATCGGATTCGTCCCTATGTGGCGGCGTGTACGGCGGTCGGATATCGGGTGACGGCTTCCGGGCTCACCCAGCTCATCCAGACGCAGGAAAAGTTGGCCGATATCTTTGGGCGCAAACGACGGACGGTCTCTATTGGCTTGTATCGGTTGGCTCCCATCGTCTTTCCCGTGTCGTATGATTTAGTGAAGCCTGACGAGGTGCGGTTCACGCCGTTGGGCATGGAAACGGTGATGACCCTGCGCGAAATCCTCATGGTCCACCCTAAGGGCGTAGAGTATGGCGGGATCCTCAGTGGCCATGACCGGCTTCCCGTGTTGCGCGATGCGAAGGGGCAGGTGCTCTCATTCCCACCGATCATCAACAGCCGGGAAATCGGCGAGGTGCAGGTCGGCGATCATGAATTATTCGTCGAAGTGACCGGAACCGATTTACAGATGGTGTCGCTGACGCTGAATATTTTTGCCGCCAACCTTGCCGATAGAGGGGCGGTGATCACTCCGGTGGAGATTCAATCGCCTGTGAAAACCGCTTTCGGACGGCGCTGGCACACGCCGGTGGATTTCGGTGCGCCGCGGTCGATTCCTCTCAAGGCCATTGAAACGGCTCTGGGGGAGGCATTGGGGGGGCGTGAGGTGGCGGCGGCGTTAAAATCCTATGGCTACACGGTGAAGTCCGCCGGACAGAAGGTGGGCGTGCAATTGCCCCCGTACCGGAACGATCTGTTGCACACGGTGGATGTGGTCGAGGATGTCGCGATCAGCCAGGGGTATGCCAGGTTTGCGCCGGTCATGCCGTCGCAGTTCACCGTCGGCGGACTGTCGCGGCTCGAGCACATGGCCGACCGCATTCGGCATCTCATGGTGGGCATGGAGTTTCAGGAGATCATTTCCAACATCATGGGGTCTCACCAGGATTTTTGCACCAAAATGCGGGTGGACGGCACCGAGTGGGCGAAGGTGGTGGAAGTAGACAATGTGATGTCTCTCAGTTATTCCTGCCTGCGTCAGTGGATCACCCCCTCGCTGTTGCAGGTGGAAACGAATTCGAGCCGTGCGTTTTATCCACATCGCATGTTCGAAGTCGGGGAGGTGGCGGTTCCGGATGTGAATGCTGACATCGGGTCACGCACGGTGACGAAGTTAGGGGCCGTGATTGCGCATGCCGACGCACACTTCTCTGAAATTCACTCGTGCCTGGATCTGCTGCTGTACTATCTGGATCGCCCATTTACCCTGGAACCTGTACCCCATCCTTCATTTCTTGAGGGGCGGGCCGGAGCCATCATTGCGGGCGGACGGGTGATCGGGCTGCTGGGGGAATTGCACCCGGAGGTTCTTGAGCAGTGGCAGATTGGCGTGCCGGCCGTCGCACTGGAGCTGGAGATCGACCGGCTACTCGATGAAGGATGA
- a CDS encoding tyrosine-type recombinase/integrase → MMALFRRNRVWWMGFSYCGKQVRRSTEVTDKKVAEKIYHKVRTQIAEGKWYEPARGADKTVKELLERYLRDHSAVNKSPSSQRSDRSVALHLIRSFGDLTLRELRPSLIAAHKAKRRAEGAAAKTINIELGILSHAFQLAVKEWEWVTENPVIRVSREKVRNMIERWLTAEEEQRLLAASPQWLQEIIVFAANTGLRQGEILDLQWSRVDLFRKTITLLEQKNGAKDTLPVNAKTFEVLKARARVRSLKTDYVFFNGAGNRMDARDLLRVFYPVMRKAEVKNFRFHDLRHTFATRLVQAGVDIYTVQKLGRWKTISMVMRYAHHHPESLRAGVEILDRVPAGVSTNLAQSVSHTSAKVGTETALSG, encoded by the coding sequence ATGATGGCACTGTTTCGGCGAAACCGAGTCTGGTGGATGGGGTTTTCTTACTGTGGCAAACAGGTCAGAAGATCCACTGAGGTGACGGATAAGAAGGTGGCGGAAAAGATTTATCACAAGGTGAGGACTCAGATCGCTGAAGGGAAGTGGTACGAACCAGCAAGGGGAGCTGATAAGACGGTGAAGGAATTGTTGGAGCGCTATCTCCGAGATCATTCAGCGGTCAATAAGTCTCCCTCTTCTCAGCGAAGTGATAGGTCCGTGGCGCTGCATCTCATTCGTTCATTCGGGGATCTCACCCTAAGGGAGTTACGTCCGTCTCTTATTGCAGCACATAAGGCGAAGCGACGAGCAGAAGGGGCCGCGGCCAAGACCATTAATATCGAGTTAGGGATCTTGAGCCACGCTTTTCAGCTTGCCGTCAAGGAATGGGAGTGGGTCACGGAAAATCCGGTGATCCGTGTATCGAGGGAGAAGGTGCGTAACATGATTGAGCGATGGCTCACGGCAGAGGAGGAACAGCGATTGTTGGCCGCCTCTCCGCAATGGCTACAGGAGATCATTGTCTTTGCCGCAAACACGGGGCTTCGACAAGGAGAAATCTTAGACCTCCAATGGTCCAGGGTTGATCTCTTCCGGAAGACGATTACGTTGCTGGAGCAAAAGAATGGAGCGAAGGATACCCTTCCAGTCAACGCAAAGACGTTTGAGGTACTGAAAGCCAGAGCACGGGTTCGCTCGCTCAAAACTGATTACGTGTTCTTCAACGGCGCGGGTAATCGGATGGATGCGCGAGACCTGCTTCGCGTGTTTTACCCTGTCATGCGAAAGGCAGAAGTGAAAAACTTTCGTTTTCACGATCTGCGCCATACCTTTGCCACCCGTCTTGTGCAGGCCGGAGTCGACATCTATACCGTGCAGAAACTTGGACGATGGAAAACCATCTCCATGGTGATGCGGTATGCCCATCATCATCCAGAGAGTTTGCGTGCTGGTGTGGAGATCTTGGATCGCGTTCCGGCAGGGGTTAGCACAAATTTAGCACAATCGGTGTCTCACACGAGTGCTAAAGTCGGGACCGAAACTGCTCTAAGTGGTTGA
- the fmt gene encoding methionyl-tRNA formyltransferase produces MRIVFMGTPDFAVPSLEALLKSDDEVVGVVTQPDRPKGRGQDVIPSPVKVVCQREGIPVLQPLKMKDPAFLDALRQWAPDVIAVTAFGRILPPVILSLPPHGCINVHGSLLPKYRGAGPVQWAIMRGERETGITTMFMAEGMDTGDMLLRETVEIRPDDTAGTLAVRLAEVGGRLLVETLRRLKAGTLTPERQDDAQATLAPLLKKEDGLIDWTLTAVEIANRVRGLSPWPGAYTFVNGERWALWRVQASDESTGASPGTVTKVAKDRVEVATGGGTIHIIDIQPSNSRRMTMAQYLVGHRLAEGLSLQAAPPPAG; encoded by the coding sequence ATGCGCATCGTGTTTATGGGAACACCGGACTTCGCCGTGCCGTCGCTGGAGGCGTTGCTGAAGTCGGACGACGAAGTGGTGGGAGTGGTCACCCAGCCGGACCGGCCGAAGGGGCGCGGACAGGACGTGATTCCCTCTCCAGTGAAAGTCGTCTGCCAGCGTGAAGGCATCCCCGTGTTGCAGCCCCTGAAGATGAAAGACCCTGCCTTTTTGGATGCGTTGCGCCAGTGGGCTCCTGACGTGATCGCGGTGACGGCGTTTGGCCGGATTTTACCGCCGGTGATTTTGTCGCTCCCGCCGCATGGCTGTATCAACGTGCACGGATCGTTGCTGCCGAAGTATCGCGGGGCGGGCCCCGTTCAATGGGCCATCATGCGAGGGGAGCGGGAAACCGGTATCACGACCATGTTCATGGCCGAGGGGATGGACACCGGCGACATGTTGTTGCGTGAAACGGTGGAAATTCGTCCGGACGACACGGCGGGGACGCTGGCGGTTCGTCTTGCCGAGGTGGGCGGACGATTGTTGGTTGAGACCTTGCGCCGTCTCAAAGCGGGGACGCTCACTCCGGAACGACAGGATGATGCGCAGGCAACCTTGGCGCCCCTGCTCAAGAAGGAGGATGGATTGATCGATTGGACGTTGACGGCCGTGGAGATTGCCAATCGCGTGCGTGGCTTGTCTCCTTGGCCGGGTGCCTATACCTTCGTGAACGGGGAGCGCTGGGCCCTGTGGCGTGTCCAGGCCAGCGACGAATCGACGGGAGCTAGCCCCGGGACCGTGACCAAAGTTGCCAAAGACCGGGTTGAGGTCGCGACCGGTGGCGGGACCATTCACATCATCGACATTCAACCTTCCAACAGTCGGCGGATGACCATGGCCCAGTATTTGGTAGGCCATCGGTTAGCTGAAGGCCTCAGTTTGCAGGCCGCTCCGCCGCCGGCGGGATGA
- the rsmB gene encoding 16S rRNA (cytosine(967)-C(5))-methyltransferase RsmB → MVSDPQALQPIDAASAGRRAAMKALVAIEKAGLLSDDLFDQVSAFASLDQRDRAFMVELVRGVLRYRATLDWRLGLLSDRRIAKLPTLVQAVLRLGAYQLLYLDRVPDSAAVNESVRLIKQQSRRLGRDWSGFVNAVLRGLLRSPEPAWPDVVQDPVTALSVRYSCPAWMVERWCRTWGTERAEALCRATVEMPPLTLRVNRLRTSRTAFLAELAAANVAASPTLISEVGVQLARATSVADLPGYAAGHFYVEDEAGQLIPLLLDVQPGQRVLDACAAPGGKTTQVAALMENRGTIVAVDRATARLSLVMENCRRLGVNIVTPLMGDMRELIQAETASGAGRWAVARRESALSVPFDRILLDAPCSGLGVLRRHPDGKWYKTPESIAQHRLVQQDLLAETSRLLRPGGVLVYSTCSIEPEETESIIDEFCQFHCEFQRESVAPWLPPAGLPFVTPQGDLSTMANMNRMDAFFAARVRRSE, encoded by the coding sequence ATGGTTTCTGATCCGCAAGCACTACAGCCGATTGACGCCGCATCCGCGGGGCGTCGTGCCGCCATGAAGGCGTTGGTGGCGATCGAAAAAGCCGGGTTGTTGAGCGATGATCTGTTCGATCAGGTTTCGGCTTTCGCCTCGTTGGATCAGCGGGACCGGGCCTTCATGGTCGAGCTTGTCCGCGGCGTGCTGCGCTATCGGGCGACGCTCGACTGGCGGCTGGGTCTCTTGTCGGATCGGCGGATCGCAAAATTGCCCACCCTTGTTCAGGCAGTGCTGCGGTTGGGGGCGTACCAACTGCTGTATCTCGATCGTGTCCCGGATTCGGCTGCCGTCAATGAGTCCGTACGTTTGATCAAGCAGCAGAGCCGTCGCCTCGGGCGAGACTGGAGTGGGTTTGTGAATGCTGTGCTCAGGGGGCTACTGCGATCGCCGGAACCGGCCTGGCCGGATGTGGTGCAGGACCCGGTGACGGCCTTGAGCGTCCGGTATTCCTGTCCAGCCTGGATGGTGGAGCGATGGTGTCGCACTTGGGGCACTGAGCGGGCCGAGGCCTTGTGCCGAGCGACGGTTGAGATGCCTCCGTTGACGCTTCGGGTGAACCGACTCCGAACTTCGCGTACCGCGTTCCTGGCCGAACTGGCTGCGGCCAATGTTGCCGCCAGCCCGACGTTGATCAGCGAGGTGGGCGTTCAGCTGGCTCGCGCCACCTCCGTCGCAGACCTTCCGGGATATGCGGCGGGACATTTTTATGTCGAAGATGAGGCGGGCCAACTCATTCCGTTGCTCCTGGACGTACAACCGGGACAGCGGGTGCTTGATGCCTGTGCGGCGCCGGGAGGAAAGACGACGCAGGTGGCAGCGTTGATGGAAAATCGGGGGACCATCGTCGCTGTTGATCGGGCCACCGCACGGCTCAGTTTGGTGATGGAAAACTGCCGGCGCCTTGGGGTGAACATCGTCACCCCGCTCATGGGTGATATGCGTGAGCTGATCCAGGCAGAGACGGCATCGGGAGCAGGACGGTGGGCCGTTGCAAGGCGTGAGTCAGCGCTCTCCGTGCCGTTTGACCGCATTCTGCTCGACGCGCCCTGCAGCGGCTTGGGGGTGTTGCGACGCCATCCGGACGGCAAGTGGTACAAAACCCCGGAGAGCATCGCACAGCATCGATTGGTGCAGCAGGACTTGCTAGCGGAGACGAGTCGTCTCTTGCGGCCTGGTGGGGTGTTGGTCTATAGTACCTGCTCGATCGAGCCGGAAGAAACCGAATCGATCATCGACGAGTTTTGCCAGTTTCATTGCGAATTTCAGCGTGAGTCGGTCGCGCCTTGGTTGCCCCCAGCCGGTCTGCCGTTCGTGACCCCTCAAGGGGATCTATCTACGATGGCGAACATGAACAGGATGGATGCGTTTTTTGCCGCTCGTGTGCGGAGGAGCGAGTGA
- a CDS encoding helix-turn-helix domain-containing protein: MLTTKELSAWLNIKPSTLYLWASQNKIPHCRIHGLIRFEPDAIQAWLNTFSAPMNNPPRLTRHDARDVDHLIAVAKAAHYTPRREKPDQDRAKQGGR, from the coding sequence ATGCTTACGACGAAAGAGCTGTCGGCTTGGCTCAACATCAAGCCGTCCACACTGTATCTCTGGGCCTCACAGAACAAGATTCCGCACTGTCGCATTCATGGCCTCATCCGGTTTGAACCGGACGCCATCCAAGCATGGTTGAACACCTTCAGTGCACCTATGAATAACCCTCCTCGCCTCACTCGGCATGACGCCAGGGACGTAGACCACCTGATTGCCGTGGCCAAAGCTGCTCACTATACTCCCAGGCGCGAGAAACCAGACCAAGACAGGGCCAAACAAGGAGGGCGATGA